A section of the Candidatus Poribacteria bacterium genome encodes:
- the xseB gene encoding exodeoxyribonuclease VII small subunit translates to MTFEEKLKKLTQIVEQLEEGNELPLEDSLKLFEEGIGLIASCRQMLENAEQRVENVLETDF, encoded by the coding sequence ATGACATTTGAAGAAAAACTCAAAAAACTCACACAAATTGTTGAGCAGCTCGAAGAGGGGAACGAACTACCGCTTGAGGATTCCCTCAAACTCTTTGAAGAGGGCATCGGTTTGATCGCATCGTGTAGGCAGATGCTCGAAAACGCTGAACAACGTGTTGAAAATGTCCTGGAAACAGATTTTTAG
- the pyrE gene encoding orotate phosphoribosyltransferase has product MTKTELAEQIRAVSYLTGEFVLRSGNISNFYWDKYRFESDPALLAAIAEEMAKLLPSECDGLAGLELGGIPLATALSLQTGLPCFYVRKEAKTYGTCNLIEGGVAEGSTLVVIEDVITTAGQVCTSIEQIRAEGYRVEHVVAAIDRQAGGATKINALGCSFASVFTLADL; this is encoded by the coding sequence ATGACAAAAACAGAACTTGCAGAACAGATACGCGCGGTTTCCTATCTTACAGGAGAATTCGTACTCCGCTCTGGGAACATCAGCAACTTTTATTGGGACAAATACCGGTTCGAGAGCGATCCCGCACTGCTCGCTGCGATTGCTGAGGAGATGGCAAAATTACTGCCCTCTGAATGCGACGGGTTGGCAGGTTTAGAATTAGGGGGTATCCCGCTCGCAACTGCGCTCTCGTTGCAAACGGGATTGCCGTGTTTCTATGTTCGGAAGGAAGCGAAAACGTACGGCACGTGTAACCTCATTGAAGGTGGCGTTGCGGAAGGCAGTACACTTGTCGTCATAGAAGATGTGATTACGACTGCGGGACAGGTCTGTACATCTATTGAGCAGATCCGTGCAGAGGGGTATAGGGTGGAGCACGTCGTTGCTGCTATTGATCGGCAGGCAGGTGGTGCGACGAAAATTAATGCGCTCGGTTGTTCGTTCGCATCCGTTTTTACGCTTGCGGATCTTTAA
- a CDS encoding TIGR00282 family metallophosphoesterase, whose product MKILFIGDIVGRPGRSATVRFLEEYRHNYDFIVANGENTAGGKGLTFDIVDQLLASGVSAITTGNHVWDKHEIFGFIETTPQLIRPANYPTDVPGRGVTLVTSDDGQMQLGVINLAGQLFMNAYTNPFHALDAILPEVKAVTPYILLDFHAEATSEKIAMGWHADGRVGAVLGTHTHVQTADARVLPQGTAYITDVGMTGPYDSVIGTQIDISLGRFLTMMPARFVVAKGNVKLCGAEIELDEETGLAVSIVPVQHQY is encoded by the coding sequence ATGAAAATATTGTTTATCGGGGATATTGTTGGCAGACCCGGCAGATCAGCAACAGTCCGGTTTTTGGAAGAATACCGGCACAACTACGATTTCATCGTTGCGAACGGAGAGAACACGGCGGGTGGCAAAGGGTTAACGTTTGACATTGTTGATCAACTGCTGGCATCCGGGGTCTCGGCGATTACAACAGGGAACCATGTTTGGGATAAGCACGAGATTTTCGGCTTTATAGAGACAACACCGCAGTTGATACGCCCTGCGAATTATCCGACGGATGTTCCTGGACGCGGTGTAACCCTTGTTACCTCCGATGACGGACAAATGCAACTCGGTGTCATTAATCTCGCGGGTCAGCTTTTCATGAATGCTTATACCAATCCGTTTCACGCGCTTGATGCGATTTTACCTGAAGTGAAAGCGGTGACACCTTATATTCTCCTTGATTTTCATGCGGAAGCGACCTCTGAAAAAATTGCGATGGGCTGGCACGCAGACGGCAGAGTGGGTGCAGTGCTTGGCACGCACACGCACGTTCAGACGGCGGATGCGCGTGTTCTTCCACAAGGCACGGCTTACATTACAGATGTCGGTATGACGGGCCCCTACGATTCGGTGATCGGCACGCAGATAGATATTTCGCTTGGGCGGTTTTTGACGATGATGCCTGCGCGTTTTGTTGTCGCTAAAGGTAACGTCAAGCTTTGTGGTGCTGAGATAGAACTTGACGAAGAAACAGGACTGGCAGTGAGCATCGTGCCGGTGCAGCATCAGTATTAA
- the xseA gene encoding exodeoxyribonuclease VII large subunit: protein MQLEMPMATRTVHSVSEITDLLKRLIEQQPHLQNVYVRGQISNCTHHGSGRIYFTLKDETNQIKCIIWQNNAARFRALIRHGEEVQVQGKIGVYGPQGIYQITVRAVKPLGVGALQRAFEELQERLTVEGLFDPAHKKPLPKYPKKIGVVTSATGAAFQDICQQLRKRYPLAEVLLHPSRVQGDDAAEEIVQAIRAMNQREDIDVLIVGRGGGSIEDLWAFNEEIVARAIFASVIPVVSAVGHETDTTISDLVADHRAPTPSAAIEHIVPDQTELLDRLDGYDAWLRGMINARFDAHTTRLQDLETRLSPTRRKDALYQRSQRIDDLETMCRNAMTRGLSNRERDFRTLAQRLNALSPLATLQRGYSISRKTDGEVLSSAEQVSVGDRVEVQLADGHLACRVEELLSEE, encoded by the coding sequence ATGCAATTGGAAATGCCGATGGCAACAAGAACTGTCCATAGTGTTAGTGAAATAACGGATCTGCTGAAGCGTCTGATAGAACAACAGCCGCATCTGCAAAATGTGTATGTGCGTGGACAGATATCAAATTGCACACACCATGGTTCGGGGCGCATCTATTTCACGCTTAAAGATGAGACAAATCAAATCAAATGTATAATTTGGCAGAATAACGCGGCTCGCTTTCGCGCTTTGATTCGCCACGGTGAAGAGGTGCAGGTACAAGGAAAAATTGGGGTCTATGGGCCTCAGGGGATATACCAGATTACGGTGAGAGCGGTGAAACCATTGGGAGTCGGTGCGTTGCAACGGGCTTTTGAGGAATTGCAGGAGCGGCTTACTGTAGAGGGTTTGTTTGATCCTGCACATAAAAAACCGTTACCCAAATATCCGAAGAAAATCGGTGTGGTAACATCGGCGACAGGCGCGGCGTTTCAGGACATCTGCCAACAGCTCCGCAAGCGATACCCGTTAGCCGAGGTGTTGCTACATCCGAGCCGTGTACAAGGTGATGATGCGGCAGAGGAGATTGTTCAGGCGATCCGGGCAATGAACCAACGGGAGGATATAGATGTGTTAATCGTCGGTCGCGGTGGCGGTTCGATTGAGGATCTCTGGGCGTTCAACGAGGAGATAGTTGCGCGTGCAATTTTCGCTTCTGTGATTCCGGTCGTGTCAGCGGTTGGGCATGAGACGGATACCACGATCTCTGATTTGGTGGCGGATCATCGCGCACCGACACCTTCGGCGGCAATTGAACATATCGTTCCAGATCAGACTGAACTTCTTGACCGATTAGACGGATATGACGCGTGGCTGCGGGGAATGATAAATGCCCGATTTGATGCGCACACAACACGCCTCCAAGACCTTGAGACCCGACTCTCACCGACACGAAGAAAGGACGCTCTTTATCAACGTTCCCAGAGGATAGACGACTTAGAAACTATGTGTCGGAATGCTATGACGCGGGGTCTTTCTAATCGTGAACGCGACTTCCGAACCCTTGCACAACGTTTAAACGCGCTGAGTCCGTTGGCTACATTGCAGCGCGGATATAGCATCAGTCGGAAAACGGATGGGGAAGTCCTCTCCTCGGCTGAACAGGTGTCGGTAGGCGATAGGGTCGAGGTTCAACTCGCCGATGGACATCTGGCATGTCGCGTTGAGGAGCTTTTGTCGGAGGAGTAG
- the corA gene encoding magnesium/cobalt transporter CorA yields MLNPFKRYSQKVGLPPGTLVYVGEERTEPVRITVTDYDETHLHEEEVQTIEACLPFKDTATVTWIHIEGVHDTQIIEEIGEHFGINSLVLEDLMSPTHLPKIEIHEDYVFIIFKHLDSNTASLNISREQIGLIIGENFVMSLQENPGSLFAPIHSRLTNVNSRVRKMRSDYLAYALIDVIVDNYFIVLEHLSDQIESVEEEAITNPTSEVLAKINDLRRECLLLRRPILPLRDVLNDVLDDEIPLFTQETSLYFRDVYDHLIQIIHMLETLRSAASDLFDTYTSAVSHRMNEVMKVLTIVATFFIPLTFIAGIYGMNFKSMPELEAEWGYPIVLLVMAGVGIAMFLYFKFRKWL; encoded by the coding sequence TTGTTAAATCCCTTCAAAAGATATTCCCAAAAAGTTGGGCTTCCGCCTGGAACGCTTGTTTATGTTGGTGAAGAGCGAACAGAGCCGGTTAGGATTACCGTCACTGATTATGATGAAACACACCTTCATGAAGAAGAGGTTCAAACGATAGAGGCGTGCCTGCCTTTCAAAGATACAGCGACTGTCACCTGGATTCACATTGAAGGCGTTCATGATACGCAGATTATTGAAGAGATTGGAGAGCATTTCGGGATTAATTCCCTTGTGCTTGAAGATTTGATGAGTCCTACCCATCTCCCCAAAATAGAAATACATGAAGACTATGTCTTTATTATTTTCAAGCATCTTGATTCTAATACGGCATCTCTAAACATCTCCAGGGAGCAAATCGGTCTTATTATTGGCGAAAATTTTGTAATGTCGCTCCAAGAAAACCCCGGATCCCTCTTCGCGCCTATTCACAGTAGACTCACAAACGTTAATAGCAGAGTTCGAAAGATGCGGTCCGATTATCTTGCATACGCGTTGATAGATGTTATTGTTGATAACTACTTCATCGTGTTGGAACACCTCAGCGATCAAATTGAATCGGTGGAGGAAGAAGCCATTACAAACCCGACATCAGAAGTTCTCGCGAAAATCAACGATCTGAGAAGGGAGTGTCTACTTTTACGTAGACCGATTCTTCCGCTGCGCGATGTTCTCAATGATGTGTTAGATGACGAAATTCCACTCTTCACGCAAGAAACATCTCTATATTTCCGAGATGTCTATGATCATTTGATTCAGATTATCCACATGTTAGAGACCCTTCGCAGCGCGGCTTCGGATCTGTTTGATACCTATACCTCGGCGGTGAGTCATAGGATGAATGAAGTCATGAAGGTGCTAACGATCGTTGCGACGTTTTTTATTCCGCTGACCTTCATCGCCGGTATTTATGGGATGAATTTCAAATCCATGCCCGAACTGGAAGCGGAATGGGGCTACCCTATTGTTTTGTTAGTGATGGCGGGCGTTGGCATCGCTATGTTTCTCTATTTCAAGTTCAGAAAATGGCTCTGA
- the dxs gene encoding 1-deoxy-D-xylulose-5-phosphate synthase, with protein sequence MFLEKINNPTDLKKLELDELKGLAEEMRAYLLAVLSEHPGHFAPNFGTIELAIALHKVYDTPRDKVIWDIGHQAYPHKLLTGRRESFPTLRQSGGISGFLSRAESEYDVFGAGHSSTSIAAALGIATARDLINEHYKVVAVIGDGGLTGGMAFEALNAAGDFRNDMTVILNDNNMSISATVGAFSKHFHKLTSSPQYNFLRSGAKELMNMISEDAKQIARKIEASLKPGTLFEEFGFRYFGPLDGNDLEALIPVLTGIRNLSGPILLHVVTEKGRGYTPAEEDPVGFYSVSGPFNLKTGKTTKPKPETPAYTEVFSRTLIELAKRDARIVGVTAAMPGGTGLDKFANAFPSRCFDIGLAEQCAVTFAGGLATQGMRPVAAIYSTFLQRSYDQVLHDVCIQNLPVVFALDRAGLVGADGPTHHGVFDFAFLRSIPNMVVMAPKDENELQSMVKTAVSYQEGPIAFRYPRGTGVGVKMAAEPQVLPIGKSEIVREGEDVLVIGIGNRVYPALEAAQTLADSGISAAVINARFVKPLDTATILPLAERIGKVITIEDGVIMGGFGSAVLEALAAAGLKDVHVRNLGIPDEFVEHGDVQHLYALCQCDADAVVRTAQAMLQ encoded by the coding sequence ATGTTCTTAGAAAAGATTAACAACCCAACAGATTTGAAAAAACTTGAACTCGATGAACTCAAGGGGCTTGCTGAAGAGATGCGCGCTTATCTGTTGGCAGTGCTCTCTGAGCATCCAGGGCATTTCGCTCCAAACTTCGGGACTATTGAACTCGCAATAGCGTTGCACAAAGTATATGATACACCGCGCGACAAAGTCATCTGGGACATTGGACATCAAGCGTATCCGCATAAATTGCTCACGGGTAGGCGAGAATCCTTTCCAACGCTCCGGCAGAGTGGGGGTATCAGTGGATTCCTCAGTAGAGCCGAGAGTGAATATGACGTTTTTGGGGCGGGGCACTCCAGTACTTCCATCGCGGCGGCGTTGGGGATTGCCACTGCGAGAGATCTCATCAATGAGCATTACAAAGTGGTTGCTGTCATTGGAGATGGTGGGTTAACAGGCGGCATGGCGTTTGAAGCGTTGAACGCCGCGGGTGACTTTAGAAACGATATGACCGTCATTCTCAACGACAACAATATGTCGATTTCAGCGACTGTCGGGGCGTTCTCTAAACATTTTCACAAACTCACGAGTTCGCCGCAGTACAATTTCCTCCGCTCGGGTGCGAAGGAGTTGATGAACATGATTTCAGAAGATGCCAAGCAGATCGCACGGAAGATTGAGGCATCCTTGAAACCGGGCACACTGTTTGAGGAATTCGGGTTCCGCTATTTCGGTCCGCTCGACGGAAACGATTTAGAGGCACTGATACCTGTTTTGACAGGCATCCGCAACCTCTCTGGTCCTATTCTACTGCATGTGGTAACCGAAAAAGGTCGTGGGTATACGCCAGCGGAAGAGGATCCTGTGGGGTTCTATAGTGTTAGTGGTCCGTTCAATCTGAAAACGGGTAAGACGACCAAACCGAAGCCAGAAACACCCGCCTATACGGAAGTCTTCAGCCGGACGTTGATTGAATTAGCGAAACGCGATGCGCGGATCGTCGGTGTTACGGCAGCAATGCCTGGGGGTACGGGGCTCGATAAGTTTGCCAACGCATTTCCGAGTCGATGCTTTGACATTGGTTTGGCAGAACAGTGCGCCGTTACATTTGCGGGTGGACTTGCGACCCAAGGCATGCGTCCCGTTGCGGCTATCTATTCTACTTTCCTTCAACGAAGTTACGATCAAGTGCTACACGACGTGTGCATCCAAAACCTTCCCGTTGTTTTTGCATTGGACAGAGCAGGGCTTGTGGGCGCGGACGGTCCAACACATCACGGTGTTTTCGATTTCGCATTCCTCCGCTCTATTCCAAACATGGTTGTCATGGCACCCAAAGATGAGAACGAACTCCAGTCTATGGTAAAGACGGCTGTATCATATCAAGAGGGTCCGATTGCGTTCCGTTACCCGCGCGGCACTGGTGTCGGTGTGAAAATGGCGGCGGAACCGCAGGTACTCCCGATTGGAAAAAGTGAAATCGTCAGAGAGGGTGAGGACGTGCTTGTGATTGGTATCGGCAACCGCGTCTATCCTGCGCTTGAAGCGGCGCAAACGTTAGCGGATTCTGGAATCTCAGCGGCGGTTATTAACGCACGGTTTGTCAAGCCGCTGGACACCGCGACGATTCTGCCGCTTGCGGAACGGATCGGTAAGGTAATAACGATTGAAGATGGCGTGATAATGGGCGGTTTCGGGAGTGCTGTCTTAGAGGCACTCGCTGCAGCAGGTCTCAAAGACGTACACGTCAGAAATCTCGGTATTCCAGATGAATTTGTTGAACACGGCGATGTTCAGCATCTCTATGCGCTGTGTCAGTGCGATGCCGATGCTGTTGTCCGCACGGCTCAAGCGATGCTACAGTAG